The sequence GACTCCCGCTGCGGGCCAGGAGAGCGCGACCATGCTCGAACAACTCGAACCTCTGTCCCGAGCTGCCCCACCCTCGGCGCGCAAGCCATCGCCGCGCGCCCGCGGTTATCCGGTGGTGGGGCTCCTCCCGGCGCTGGCGCGCGACGCGCCGAGCGTCCTCCGTCGGCTCGCGCGGCAGCACCCGGGTGAGCTCATCGAGCTCGACCTCGGGCTCACCCGGGCCTATCTGGTGACGCACCCCGAGCAGGCCCAGTACGTTCTCAACGACAACTGGCGCAACTTCACCAAGGAAGGCGGGATGTGGAAGCCGATCGGGAGGCTCGTTGGCAACGGCCTCGTGACGGCCGGGGGTGACGAGTGGCTCCGGAACCGCCGGCGCATGCAGCCGCTCTTCTCGTCGCGGCAGCTCGCGGGCCTGGTCGATCTCATGTTCGATGTCGTCGAGAGCGATCTGCCGCGGCTCGAGGAGCGGGCTCGCGCCGGCGCCGTCGTCGACATGGACAGGGAGATGATGCAGCTCACCCAGCGCGTCATCTTGGCGACGATGTTCGGCGTCAGCATTGGCCCCCGGGAGGCCGACAGCCTCGGCGAGGCGATCCTCGTCGCGTTCCAGGCGCTGAACGCGAGGATGTTCCTTTACTTCATGCCCGATCGCCTGCTCCCGGGCGAGCGCGCGCTCAGGGACGCGATCGCCAGGATCGACGCGGCGATCCTGCGCCTCGTCCGGGAGCGCCGCAGGAGCAAGGACGAGCGGGACGACCTCC comes from Sorangium aterium and encodes:
- a CDS encoding cytochrome P450 codes for the protein MLEQLEPLSRAAPPSARKPSPRARGYPVVGLLPALARDAPSVLRRLARQHPGELIELDLGLTRAYLVTHPEQAQYVLNDNWRNFTKEGGMWKPIGRLVGNGLVTAGGDEWLRNRRRMQPLFSSRQLAGLVDLMFDVVESDLPRLEERARAGAVVDMDREMMQLTQRVILATMFGVSIGPREADSLGEAILVAFQALNARMFLYFMPDRLLPGERALRDAIARIDAAILRLVRERRRSKDERDDLLSLLLRARDEAGSGMDDRQLRDELVTMFIAGNETTAITMTWLFYLLDRNPVVERKLRAEIEEVVGDRRPTTADLSRMEYTKMVIQEAMRMYPPSWLLPRTAKEDDQICGYPVPAGATVIVSQYVMHHDPAFWEAPAEFDPERFTPERSASRPRYAYMPFGGGPRQCIGNLFSIMEAQILIAVLLRRLRVRLVPGHPVSPQALTTLRPRHGLKMTLHAV